The Thermostichus vulcanus str. 'Rupite' genome includes the window GTGTAACGCGCCCCAATCCTACGACGGCACCATTCTCGACAGCATGTTGTGTGCTGGATTTCCCCAGGGGGGAGTGGATTCCTGTCAGGCAGATAGTGGTGGCCCTTTGGTTGTGCCCAATGGAAATGGTTTTGCGCTGGCCGGGATCACCAGTTTTGGGGTGGGTTGCGCCTTGCCCAATTTTTTTGGGGTGTATACGCGCGTGTCCAGTTTTGCGGGTTTTGTGCAATCGGTGATTGGCAGCACTCCAACCCCTAGCCCCACTCCAACAGGCACTCCGACCCCCGGGGCAACCGCTTCATTCACTGTGAATTTGGTTGGGGGTGAGGTGGTTTCGGGTCTTAACTTTGGTAGCCGCGCTCGGTAAATCCGGGCAATAGCCCAGGGATGGTTTATTATAGGGATCCCTGTTTTTCTTCAATAAATTCGATGGAGGAGATGGCTCCCTTATGACCCAAGTGACGATTGGCGAAAACGAAGGTATTGAATCTGCATTGCGCCGCTTCAAGCGTCAGGTTTCTAAGGCGGGCATCTTGCGGGATCTGCGCAACCATCGGCATTTTGAAACCAACTTAGAAAAGCGCAAGCGCAAAGCGGTGGCTGTCCGACGGAACCGCCGCAAGTCCATGGCCTAAGAGGAGCTGGAACCTTAAGGTTTAGGGTTGGGATCCGCAATGGGGTTGGCCTCCAGGGATCCACTCAGCACATCAATTTCTAGCATTAACTCTTCTCCAGCGTAGATCTCAGGCAGGGGAGCAAACGGCGCTGAGCGTTGAATGGCGCTGAGGATGGCTGCATCCAAAAGGGGATCTTCCGAGGGGGTTTGTAGGCGCAGTTCCCGCAGGGATCCCTCCCGATCCAGGCGAATACGCACCACCGTCAAGTAGGATCCAGCGGCTCGCTGAACCATCCAGTGTTGGCGGACTTTCTCTTGTAACTGGGCTAAGTAGTCTCCCCAGTCCAGATCAGCAGCAGTATCTAGGCTGGGTGGGCCAGGTCCCTCAGTCTTGGGGTTTGGGGATCCCTGGCTTTCTGATTTGAAAAGGCTTTCTGGAGCAGGCAAAAGCGCGCTGAGGGAGTCTTTTGGCTCGCTTTGCGAAGGGGCATCCGGTGTTGGCGGCGGCAAAATGGGTCGGGGCTCCGCCTGTGCCAGCAGATGCGGTTGGGGGAGAGGCTCTGGGGGAGAGGCTGCTTCTGAAGGGGAGCTACTTGCGTCAGGTTGAGAGGCCCTTGGTGAGTTTGGCGGCTCTACGGGTGGAGCTGGGGATGTGGCAGGTTCAACAACGTCGGCTGGGGTGGAGAGTAGATTGTGCAAATGGTGTTGATATGCCTGCAGAGGCTCTCGTTGTTGGGAAGTTGGGGACAGTGTATCCAGCCATTTTTCTGTTAGTTGCAGAGCTTCCGCCCAATTTTGATCAGCCACAGCATTCTCCAGGGCAGATTCCAGCTGTTGCTGGTGCTGGGGAGTCAGGGAGCGGGGAGGGGAGGGGACTTCCGGAATATCTGCGGGCGGAGGGATGAAGGGCTGGGCTTGGTGGGGAAAAGACTGGGCTCGAGCTCCCGGAAGAACGGTTGATGAAGAAGAGGACACTGCCTCAACATCAAAATCAAACCAGTCTCTGGATCTGGCCACTTGCGAGGGCCGCGCCGATAAGTAGGGATCCCGTGGATCAGAGGTTCCGGATGCACGGGCGGAGATAGGGGCAATAAACTCCGGCTCTGGGGGCGGCTCAGCTTCCACCTCCACCCACTGAAAGGAAATGATCTCCACCTCTTCCGGGATCCCCGGCTGCCAGCCCACCAGTCGGATAGAGAGAAGATGCAACCCTGCCGAAAGGAGATTGGCCAAGCCCAAGCGCCAGGGTAAGGAGCGGCGTTCCTGTTGTCGTTTTTCCTCAGAACGGCTCCGTTTGGAATAATTGTCCCCCGCTTGCCACGACTGCTGCGCGGGTGAACCTGTACAGGTAGTCCCCTCCAGCGCAATGGGAAATCCTTCGGGAGCCTCCCCCAACTCGTCTGGGATCCCGACCCTGGCCACATCTTGAGTCTCTTGATCATCAGAATGAGCAGTGTGGGATCCCTCTGGCTGAACTGGAGAAGTCTCCGGTGCCTCAACCGCCGCTGACGAACCCGAGGGAAGGGATCCCTCTAACCCCGGTCGCTCCTCTGTTTGCACTGTGCCACTCCTTCTCACAACCCCATCCCAACAGGCTTCTGTTGGTC containing:
- the rpsU gene encoding 30S ribosomal protein S21, which produces MTQVTIGENEGIESALRRFKRQVSKAGILRDLRNHRHFETNLEKRKRKAVAVRRNRRKSMA
- a CDS encoding TonB C-terminal domain-containing protein — protein: MQTEERPGLEGSLPSGSSAAVEAPETSPVQPEGSHTAHSDDQETQDVARVGIPDELGEAPEGFPIALEGTTCTGSPAQQSWQAGDNYSKRSRSEEKRQQERRSLPWRLGLANLLSAGLHLLSIRLVGWQPGIPEEVEIISFQWVEVEAEPPPEPEFIAPISARASGTSDPRDPYLSARPSQVARSRDWFDFDVEAVSSSSSTVLPGARAQSFPHQAQPFIPPPADIPEVPSPPRSLTPQHQQQLESALENAVADQNWAEALQLTEKWLDTLSPTSQQREPLQAYQHHLHNLLSTPADVVEPATSPAPPVEPPNSPRASQPDASSSPSEAASPPEPLPQPHLLAQAEPRPILPPPTPDAPSQSEPKDSLSALLPAPESLFKSESQGSPNPKTEGPGPPSLDTAADLDWGDYLAQLQEKVRQHWMVQRAAGSYLTVVRIRLDREGSLRELRLQTPSEDPLLDAAILSAIQRSAPFAPLPEIYAGEELMLEIDVLSGSLEANPIADPNPKP